Proteins encoded within one genomic window of Actinoplanes octamycinicus:
- a CDS encoding VWA domain-containing protein translates to MIRFLAPWWLLTLLPVLAVAGAYVWRQLRKRQYAMRFTNVDLLRTLAPKGLGWRRHVSAVAFLLMMAALAFSTARPSVDTEQPLERATVMLAIDVSLSMQADDVAPSRIEAAQEAAKAFVNELPPTYNLGLVSFAKAANVLVAPTKDRSEVIAGIDSLTLAEATATGEAVFTSLDAIRSVPADGAEGAPPARIVLLSDGYRTSGRSIEDAATAAAGANVPVSTIAFGTDTGVVDIRGQLQRVPVDRLSLQELAERTKGYFYEAASVSELKKVYEDMGSSIGHRTQPREVTQWYAGVALLLALFGAASSLLWTSRLP, encoded by the coding sequence ATGATCCGTTTCCTGGCTCCGTGGTGGCTGCTCACGCTGCTGCCCGTCCTCGCCGTGGCCGGCGCCTACGTCTGGCGGCAGCTGCGCAAGCGGCAGTACGCGATGCGGTTCACCAACGTCGACCTGCTGCGCACCCTGGCGCCGAAAGGCCTGGGCTGGCGCCGGCACGTCTCGGCGGTCGCGTTCCTGCTGATGATGGCGGCGCTGGCGTTCTCCACCGCGCGCCCGTCGGTGGACACCGAGCAGCCGCTGGAGCGGGCCACCGTGATGCTCGCCATCGACGTGTCGCTGTCCATGCAGGCCGACGACGTGGCGCCGAGCCGGATCGAGGCGGCGCAGGAGGCGGCCAAGGCGTTCGTCAACGAGCTGCCGCCCACCTACAACCTGGGCCTGGTGTCCTTCGCCAAGGCGGCGAACGTGCTGGTCGCGCCGACCAAGGACCGGTCCGAGGTGATCGCCGGGATCGACAGCCTGACCCTGGCCGAGGCGACCGCGACCGGGGAGGCGGTGTTCACCTCGCTGGACGCGATCCGCTCGGTGCCGGCCGACGGCGCGGAGGGCGCGCCCCCGGCCCGGATCGTGCTGCTCTCCGACGGGTACCGCACGTCGGGTCGCTCGATCGAGGACGCCGCCACCGCCGCGGCCGGGGCGAACGTGCCGGTCAGCACGATCGCGTTCGGCACCGACACCGGCGTGGTGGACATCCGCGGCCAGCTCCAGCGGGTCCCGGTGGACCGGCTCTCGCTGCAGGAGCTGGCCGAGCGCACCAAGGGCTACTTCTACGAGGCGGCCTCGGTGAGCGAGCTGAAGAAGGTCTACGAGGACATGGGCAGCTCGATCGGGCACCGGACGCAGCCGCGCGAGGTCACCCAGTGGTACGCCGGGGTGGCTCTGCTGCTGGCCCTGTTCGGCGCGGCGTCGAGTCTGCTGTGGACGTCCCGGCTGCCCTGA
- a CDS encoding response regulator: MIRVLIADDQAMVRQGFGALLAAQPDFVVVGDAADGAAAITAARQLNPDVVLMDVRMPVMDGLEATRRLAGGPKILILTTFDLDDYVYEALRAGASGFLLKDAPAADLVQAVRVVAAGEALLAPSVTRRLIAEFTARPKADRPRPVALNALTPRETEVLRLIARGRSNQEIAADLVVAEQTVKTHVGRILTKLALRDRAQAVVFAYETGLVAAGE; the protein is encoded by the coding sequence ATGATCAGGGTGTTGATCGCGGACGACCAGGCGATGGTCCGGCAGGGTTTCGGCGCGCTGCTCGCCGCCCAGCCGGACTTCGTGGTGGTCGGCGACGCGGCGGACGGCGCGGCCGCGATCACCGCGGCCCGGCAGCTGAACCCGGACGTGGTGCTGATGGATGTCCGGATGCCGGTGATGGACGGCCTGGAGGCGACCCGGCGGCTGGCCGGCGGTCCGAAAATCCTCATCCTGACCACGTTCGACCTGGACGACTACGTCTACGAGGCGCTCCGCGCCGGGGCCAGCGGCTTCCTGCTCAAGGACGCCCCGGCCGCCGACCTGGTGCAGGCGGTCCGGGTGGTGGCGGCCGGCGAGGCGCTGCTCGCCCCGTCGGTGACCCGCCGGCTGATCGCCGAGTTCACCGCCCGGCCCAAGGCCGACCGGCCGCGCCCGGTGGCGCTGAACGCGCTCACCCCGCGGGAGACCGAGGTGCTCCGGCTGATCGCCCGCGGCCGGTCGAACCAGGAGATCGCCGCCGACCTGGTGGTCGCCGAGCAGACGGTGAAAACGCACGTCGGGCGGATCCTGACCAAGCTCGCGCTGCGCGACCGCGCCCAGGCCGTGGTGTTCGCCTACGAGACCGGCCTGGTGGCGGCCGGCGAGTAG
- a CDS encoding sensor histidine kinase, whose amino-acid sequence MPVLLLLLVSLAMAMVATLEETRVLPPEALYLLAAGAVLPVVLAYRRPVAAWRLAFVMLFLGVVNAKVGPHDEPWPWNAVQILAALFVLGRLAWVSAPAVTAWATGLFLIPVFLFSPHGNVLGGALLVVAVAALCSTASYRRRARELLAEQTELNELERAKRAVLEERTRIAREMHDVVAHHMSMIAVQAETAPFRLAGLPDAAKDELTSIAVAAREALTDMRRLLGVLRAENQEAERAPQPGYPEITELVSGARRAGLAVSGELPRLDGVDGTAGLTAYRIAQEALANAARHAPGGPVRILARADGDLLELDIRNELTSPPEAGHRPGHGLIGMRERVALLGGELTAGPDGAGSYRVLARIPRQPEAP is encoded by the coding sequence ATGCCGGTGCTGCTGCTCCTGCTGGTCAGCCTCGCCATGGCGATGGTCGCGACCCTGGAGGAGACCCGGGTGCTGCCGCCCGAGGCGCTCTACCTCCTCGCGGCCGGGGCGGTGCTCCCGGTGGTGCTCGCCTACCGCCGGCCGGTGGCCGCCTGGCGGCTGGCGTTCGTGATGCTGTTCCTCGGCGTGGTCAACGCGAAGGTCGGCCCGCACGACGAGCCCTGGCCGTGGAACGCGGTGCAGATCCTCGCCGCGCTGTTCGTGCTCGGCCGGCTCGCCTGGGTCAGCGCTCCGGCGGTCACCGCCTGGGCCACCGGGCTGTTCCTGATCCCGGTCTTCCTGTTCTCCCCGCACGGCAACGTGCTCGGCGGGGCCCTGCTGGTGGTGGCGGTCGCGGCGCTCTGCAGCACCGCGTCCTACCGTCGCCGCGCCCGGGAGCTGCTCGCCGAGCAGACCGAGCTGAACGAGCTGGAGCGGGCCAAGCGGGCGGTGCTGGAGGAGCGCACCCGGATCGCCCGGGAGATGCACGACGTGGTGGCGCACCACATGTCGATGATCGCGGTGCAGGCGGAGACCGCGCCGTTCCGGCTGGCCGGGCTGCCCGACGCGGCCAAGGACGAGCTGACCTCGATCGCGGTGGCGGCCCGGGAGGCACTCACCGACATGCGCCGGCTGCTCGGCGTGCTGCGCGCGGAGAACCAGGAGGCGGAACGCGCCCCGCAGCCGGGCTACCCGGAGATCACCGAGCTGGTGAGCGGGGCGCGGCGGGCCGGGCTGGCGGTCAGCGGCGAGCTGCCGCGGCTGGACGGGGTGGACGGGACGGCCGGGCTCACGGCGTACCGGATAGCGCAGGAAGCCCTGGCCAACGCGGCCCGGCACGCGCCGGGCGGCCCGGTGCGCATCCTCGCCCGCGCCGACGGCGACCTGCTGGAGCTGGACATCCGCAACGAGCTGACCAGCCCGCCGGAGGCCGGCCACCGGCCGGGCCACGGATTGATCGGGATGCGTGAGAGGGTGGCACTGCTCGGCGGCGAGCTGACCGCCGGGCCGGACGGCGCCGGGAGCTACCGGGTGCTGGCCCGGATCCCGCGACAGCCGGAGGCGCCATGA
- the fabG gene encoding beta-ketoacyl-ACP reductase, with protein MPRTVLVTGGNRGIGLAIARAFEKQGDRVAITHRGSGAPDGLFGVQCDVTDAESVDAAFSFVENELGPVEVLVANAGITDDTLLLRMSEEQFERVLDTNLTGSFRVAKRASAKMLRAKWGRMIFISSVVGLYGGPGQVNYAASKAGLVGVARSITRELGTRNITANVVAPGFIETEMTEVLSESRKAEIIKAVPAGRLASPDEVAAAVTFLASDNAAYISGAVIPVDGGLGMGH; from the coding sequence GTGCCTCGCACCGTGTTGGTGACCGGCGGAAACCGTGGCATCGGCCTGGCCATCGCCCGGGCCTTCGAGAAGCAGGGTGACCGGGTCGCCATCACCCACCGTGGCTCGGGCGCCCCGGACGGCCTGTTCGGTGTGCAGTGCGACGTGACCGACGCGGAGTCGGTGGACGCCGCGTTCAGCTTCGTGGAGAACGAGCTCGGCCCGGTCGAGGTGCTGGTCGCCAACGCCGGCATCACCGACGACACGCTGCTGCTGCGGATGTCCGAGGAGCAGTTCGAGCGGGTCCTGGACACCAACCTGACCGGCTCGTTCCGGGTCGCCAAGCGGGCCAGCGCGAAGATGCTGCGCGCCAAGTGGGGCCGGATGATCTTCATCTCCTCGGTGGTCGGCCTGTACGGCGGCCCCGGCCAGGTGAACTACGCCGCGTCCAAGGCCGGGCTGGTCGGCGTGGCCCGCAGCATCACCCGGGAGCTGGGCACCCGGAACATCACCGCGAACGTGGTGGCCCCCGGATTCATCGAGACCGAGATGACCGAGGTCCTGTCCGAGTCCCGCAAGGCCGAGATCATCAAGGCCGTCCCGGCCGGCCGGCTCGCCTCCCCGGACGAGGTCGCCGCCGCGGTGACCTTCCTGGCGAGCGACAACGCGGCGTACATCTCGGGCGCCGTGATCCCGGTCGACGGCGGTCTCGGCATGGGGCACTGA